The Camelina sativa cultivar DH55 chromosome 18, Cs, whole genome shotgun sequence DNA window CGTCTGTGATTTCGCCTCCTCTAGACAAAGGGACTGTGTTGTTACAGTTTCCCCCTGTATTCCAATCTCCGTTTTTAAAATGTCTCGGAGATATCGTCCTAAAGAAAGCTTTCAACCGTGGATGAAACGGAAGCTGTGCATCGAGCCACTTCACAACGCTGTGTATTGTAAAATCCTTTGCGTTTCTGATATCCTTGAGGTATTCACCTTTGACCCGTGTTCCATTTACGTGCATCACCCAATGGTTTCCTTCGATCTTACCTCTGTTCCAATGGTGACCGGTGTTTAGAACCAATACATCAAAACGGTGAAGGTAGTTTCTCATGAATGCTGGTGGGCGGTCCAAATGCATTGCAGTAAGACGAGGTGGATCAGTGTTGTTCATCGGTACCAAATCAGATAAACTAGCTGACCAGTAATACAAGATTGTCGTGTTTGTTGTCGGGAACCGATAAGCCCAACCATCAGGACGGAGAGCTCCTTTGGCTTTCACCAGACCGTACTCCCACCCTACATTTTGAACATCTGGGCTATCGTTACCACCGCTGGCCATACACATTAGGGACTGAAACTGTTGCCGTCCCAATGAGTCTCCTATAAATGCTATCGTCTTGTTCTGCATTCtgagaaattaacaaaaaaaaagagttgcaATAAGCAATTCTGAGATATTTCTGCTCCAGTACAATACATTCATACAAAATCCAATCTAATTTTACATCACATTACAGAAAAGAAATGGTTCAAGAATGTTTATAACTTAAAAGTCACAGTGTGCTACCATACCATACCTTCTCAAGAAAGTGAATCTGTCAAAGTGTGGCATGTTGCAACCTTGAGGCTGCCACCGGTAACCCTCAAATGAAAAATCAGGTCTGCCCATAATTCTACAAGCCCACATGGTTGATAACCACTGTTTACATTCAAAACCAGAATACAATGGTCTCTTCCTGTCTTTAACCCATTTCCCCTTTGCAAAGTTACAAACTGAAACAGAAAACCAAAACAGGACTATAATATCTTAAGATAACAAGAGATCAAAAAGTTTGGAACATAATAACCAAAACTGAATACTAAGAGCTAGGAACAGCATATAAAAAAAtacctgaagaagaaggtgaaaacTGACTTTTTATgtcaaagagagaagaagtgcGAAGAGGGTTTTTCTCGGAAACAAggagaatcacaacaaaaagAATGAGGATAACCAAGGCAAGTGATACACTCCCTTTGAGTATGTGACTTCTCCCACCAAACATCTTATTAGAGTGAATGCCAGAGATAACATCAACTCTCTTCTCTCAACAAAGAATTGTTATTGCAGTGTTTGTTGAAGTGACCAGTCACAAACTGTAACAACAATATCTTAGTCAGTCATTGAATCTggcaaaagcaaaaacaaaacaaaaagaaggtttttttttatctttaacgTAACaatcaaaatccctaattttggCAATTGAACTT harbors:
- the LOC104762552 gene encoding protein trichome birefringence-like 14 — its product is MFGGRSHILKGSVSLALVILILFVVILLVSEKNPLRTSSLFDIKSQFSPSSSVCNFAKGKWVKDRKRPLYSGFECKQWLSTMWACRIMGRPDFSFEGYRWQPQGCNMPHFDRFTFLRRMQNKTIAFIGDSLGRQQFQSLMCMASGGNDSPDVQNVGWEYGLVKAKGALRPDGWAYRFPTTNTTILYYWSASLSDLVPMNNTDPPRLTAMHLDRPPAFMRNYLHRFDVLVLNTGHHWNRGKIEGNHWVMHVNGTRVKGEYLKDIRNAKDFTIHSVVKWLDAQLPFHPRLKAFFRTISPRHFKNGDWNTGGNCNNTVPLSRGGEITDDDGSIDTTVESAVNGTRLKILDITALSELRDEAHISGSKLKPRKPKKASSNVTATPVINDCLHWCLPGVPDTWNELFIAQI